GATGGTCCCTGCTGGAGCTGGCCTGGGAGGATAAACAATGCCCTCTGCTCCTTCTCCACCAACCCacagctccctcctctctctgggcTCATGGGCAAGGCTTCCCTGACAGCCAACAGCATCCCAGGTTTCTTATTTAGCCTGAGAGGTGAGAGAGGCGTAGGGTAGAGAAATCCCAGCTGGCTTTTCATCCTTGGGTTTCCACTCTACCACTTGCTTGCTCTGTGTGGTCATCTGCTAACTCTTGGTGCCCCCGTCACCTCATGTTTGTCATAGAGAGCTGTGATCCCggggctcagggaggggctgTGACCAGGTACCTCATACTGCAGGGACCTGTGTTTAACCTCTTTCCCCAGTGAGGCACCCCGGTGCCTTCCACAGTGCCTGGGGCAGGGTGGACGTCCCCTCCCTGTGTGCTGCCTGTGCAAGACCATGGGCAAACACGTGACAAAGCTGTCACACATGTGTTTTTACATTGGGTTCCTTAGTGATAGATCCGgtctggagggaggtgggcacTCAGAAGAGAGCCGCCGGAGAGGGGCTGGgaacttcctcctcctcttcccaccaTGAGATTAAATCAGGGAATCTGGGGGCTCCCGGAGGGCTGTGCAGCTCAGGCTGGCTGTGAAAGGAGCTTCTCACAGAGCCCCAGCGCTGGAGGGCCGCTAGGGGAGGCTCAGGCAGGCCCCGCTCCCAGGGGTCGTGGTGGGACTGGCCCAAGATCACCCTGCGAgtggcagcagagctgggactagacCCCAGCAGATGCTGTTGCCTCGGACAGGCCTTGAGGAGGGACAGGGATGGGCACACACCTGACGTGTTCTGGGCAGCGGCGGGGGCCTCCTGCACCTTCAGGGCGAGGCCGAACGAGCCTCGGTATGAAGAGCTGTCCCTCACGACGAAAGTCCCAGGCCCCTCCTTCCTCAGCATCTCGATGGCTGGAACAATCCTCAGGTCAGAGACAGTTACCACCCCACCTGGATGGCTACTGTCCACCAGCCCCATAGGGTCTCCATAGAGCAGCTGTTACAGAGCTGCCTCTTGTTCCCAGGAAGTCCTTGCTCTTCTGTAATCTCCTCCACTGCCGCTAGAGCTCGGTCCTCAGGTCCTGAGGTCCACAGGACATGCCCTTCCCTGGACCTGCTCTTTGCCGTTACCTTCTCTGCCATGGCCCAGGGCCCCGACTGCAGGACCCAGGCCCGACTCCCAAGCCACTTGTCCCCTGAAGCACTGTATTTTCTCTTACCTTGCTCTCGGGTGATGCTTGGCTTAAACCAGTATTTAGAGGTGTCCATCACAAACTTCATGGTGGGCTGCATGTCCCTGGTGGGAcctggagacagacagagaagggGGGACCCTGGAGGCTGGACAGTGGGGAGCTGGGagaccctcccccatcccctgcccagTGGTCCCATTTATCCCACGCTCTCCTACCCTAACCACACTGTATCTCTAGCTGCCTAAAGAGGCAAAATGCAACAGAAGAACTTCAGGGTTTAGCGCATCTAGTATTTAGGGGTCTTCCCTGGTATCCTTggtaatggataaaaaaaaaacaatagataaAAATCTTGGTTCAATAAGAAGCAGTTTCTCAAACTTAGTGCCCTGCTGGGAACTGAATAAAGGATAAATAAGCGGTTCTGAGATACATCGTTTGTTTGATTTCACTCTTCTCCTCCTTAATAACCCTGCGAGTTCCTTAGGGGTTTAttcaatttgggggaaaaaatgaaagaaaggtgaaggaaatgaaaacagcagGTCCGGGCAGGCAAGTGTGTGCTCAGAGGTCAGGCGATGGGATTCCTGACTCTGACTTGGGGCCACTGTTTGGCCCCTAAAGCCCGGAGGGGACTGTGTGAACTCAGAAACCTCGGAGGCCCTTATACTCCAACAACCTGTGAAGTTACAATGAATTTTGTTGTGAGACTATTTTGCCGAATCTAATACAATCCCAGGGTATGAAGAGCGATAATCACAGGCGTCACCAAACCAGGATAGGACTATCACCAAATGAAGTGGATGTGCTCTTTGAGATGCCAAAATGCCCACTTTCTGGGTCCCTAAGGCAGAGAGCAGCGGTTCTTAATTTCAGCATCTTGAAAAGGTGTGTTGTGGTCAGCTGAGAGTAACTCACAAAAACTGGACCAGAATCTGCAAATGATTTGTCCTAGGAAAATGGTCAGAGCAGATTCAAAGGCCTGAGCATTGCTCTTGCTTGCATTGACACGGCTTCGAGAGTGGGACGGAGCAGCCGGCTGGAGTCAGCATTTCATCCCCTCTGCCCCCGAATCCCCTGTGGCCAGGAGTCACCTTGATACCCATTTCGTGGCCCAGGGAGGGCTGAGAGGCTGGTCCTGGGAAGGAGATGGCTGAGCGAGGAGGGGCAGTGTCCCCAGGGGCTTGGCAGGGGCTCTGCTCATGGCCTGTTGTTTACTGCTTTGGGTTCTGGTTGGGTTTGCTCTTTTGGACGCCTGCAGTCCCAGACTCCGGGGAAGAGGGTGTTTGCTGTTTTGTGGTTTTAGCTGTCTGAACTGGAATGCATCATCTCTGTTCCCCTGTCCCCCTTTGTCTGCCCGTCCGTTCACCAGCATCAGAGTTATGGCCAACTGACTGACTCGCCCTCTCCCTCACGCTCTCCCAAGTTTAGTCATCCAGGCTGCTGCTTCCACAGCCCGAGGGTCTCCAggctctgtctcctctccttcaCCACCCCACCACCGTGGTTCAGCTTCTGTTTCGGCTTGTCTGGACCACCTCATGATAAGAACCCAAGCAGAACCAAACAGAAACTGCtctccctgcccaggcctggccttgTATGTAACTCATCTGCCAAGCGGATCTGTTGACTGCCCCCATCGCTCTCCTGTTTGAGACACTCTGATGCTCTCCCGTTGCCTAAAGGGTAAAATCCACCCTTTAGCTTAGTGTTCAAGGCCTTTTACAATCTGGCCCTAAATTACTCTCAATGACCTCCCCCGGGCCCCGACATTCCAGTCATTTCCTAAACATGCCCTGTGCTCCATACCTTCATGCTGGTGGgcgctgttccctctgctggagacgcccttcctctcctgctctgGCCACGGACTTCTGATCTGCATCCGGGTCCAGGGAAGGTGTCCCTTCCTCTAAGGAGTCCTCCCAGTTCTCCATACTGAAGGGATCACCCCTCCCTCAGTGGCCCCATAAGACTTTGAACATTCCTTTTCCCTTGTGTTTATCCTACTCTACAGTTATCCTTGGTTTGGGTCTCTCTTTCTAgactgtcttcctctctcccgACTCCCTGGCATGGTGCTTGGCACACAGAAGGTACTCAGTCAGTGTGTTGACTGACTATTGCAGAAGCCCCCTGGTGCTTTGTCTGTCCCCCCTTGCCAAAGCCTACAATGCTTGAGGTGTTGGCTTACCCGTGCCTTCTGGGGATGGGGCGGGAGAGGCATCTGGCGGGGACTGGCTGTGGATCCTGGTGGCTGGACAAGGGTTGCTGGCAGAAGCAGCCCCAGATCGGATGGAGTCCTGATGTCCTGCggtcccctggggtgggggagaccctGGTTCCGGGCAGCCGTTGATCAGCACGATGGGTATGTCCACCATAGAGTTGGCGATGGATGGGGGGCAGCTGCTGGCATGTTCCTTGGCCAGTGGTGGGGAACAGGTGGCTCTGGGCTGGCCCATGCCTGCGATGGTATTGCTGGGGACCTGGATGTCACTGGCTCTCGTACACAGGGACCCTGGGCCCAGGCTGTGGAGGCTGGAGGAACAGCTGGCTGGGCTTTCCAAGGACCTAGAACATGACTGTTGGCTGGAGAGGCTGGAGTGGAGGAGGGACTGGCTGCTGCAAGAGGAGAGAGCAGCAGATGGGCAGAGTGTTAGGGTGCTGAGGTGGACACTTGGGGGCCAGAGCCAGGCTCTGTCATTTAGTGATCTGGGTGCCTGTGGCCTTGATCAAATAAAATACTACAGGATCCACTCCTTATGTCCCAGAGCAAAAGGCATGCCTGCCCGACCCCCAAGGGGTGCTGAAGGACACAGAAATGTCCCTGCACTGTTGAGTCTTTGGTCAATTAAAGTAGCCAAATGGGCTGTCCGTCCACACATCTCAGGGCTTAGGCTGGATGGATTCCCTCCACTTCCCAAGCAAGGCGGGTCTGACTGAGTTGTCACACCAGCCTCCCCATCACTCTGTCACTCCCACGAGCCCTGCACGCAGGCTGGACCTGGGCTGGACCATGTCTGATCTAATGCAGAGGGAATTCCccggctgggggaggaggagatcaGCACTGCACCCAGCCAGACTCTCCCTGAGCTCACAGACCTGTGCCAGTGGGCATGGCTGTGGGACCCCAGCCTCCTTGCCGGGGACTGCCTCCACACGGTGGCTCTGGAACTGGTGTGGGGGACAGAGGTCCTGAGGTTTGGCCTTCCTGCGCAGGGTGGGTGTGTGAGTGCAGCTCTATTGGGAGGCCTGCGGGGACTGGGCTGGGTGATTGTCAATAATACCAGCAGGTCTGCCTCCCTCCAGTTGGGTTTTGCCAGCAACAATGAGGACGGAGTCTCTTCTTTCCTAAATGGTTCATTCTAGGCCCCCTTCCTCGAGATGGACTGCGTGAGGGTTGGAAAGGATACAGGTAGGCCTCATTAATACAACAGTTCTTTTCCCAAGAGGTGGATGTAAGTCAAGGTTTTTGTGTACTGAATCACATTCTAAATGGAGGCTTGAGATCCCAATGGCTGTGATGGCATAAAAGAGAACATCcactcttttatttttggtgcatTCCCAGATTTTGCTCAGAGCAGGGTGCCTCTCCAGTTttaggctctgtgtgtgtgtgtgtgtgtgctgtggggGAAACGTCAGAAGCTATCCTGGGAGTGACTTACCTTCCAAACACGTAGCTGATGTCAGATGCTGGGCTGGCTGAGAGTGCAGAGAccctgctgccttgctgtgggCCAGAGCCCCGCagccccttctcccagcctgCAGAAGCCTTCAGTGGGGACCCCAAGCTCTGGGGGCCTGAGGCCTTGCTCCTCATGCAGGGGATGGAGATGCTAGGAGAGGGTGAGGGATGAGAGGATGGAGCCCCAGATGGGGGCAGAGGACGCTGGTGGCCCCTGCCTTGGTTCCCAGAGAAGATGAGGCTTTCACTGCTGCTCCGGGTCTCTCGGGGGACGTCTCTGGAAAGAAGGAGGCCACCACTGCGTGGGGAGCCGAAAGGCGGGCTGACAGATGGGCTGGAGCAGCGCTGGGGGCCATCGTGGCACGTTGACCTCGTGGAGGTCACCTCGATGTACTTTATATCtttggggagagaggcagagcaaTGGTGTTACTGGGAGGCTGGAATCCCAGGACAGGATACGCTGGGAGGGCCCCCCTCTTTTCTACAGACTAGacaactgagactcagagaagagaATCTCATTGGAATCAGGACTGGTATCTATCTCCACCTTCAGGGCCCAGTGCCAAAGTGACCCTCTTTGTGACATCATCCCTTGGTGGGGACAGACCTTgccttggagtcagacagacctgggtttcagATTGGGCTGTGCCACTTACTATCTGAGAGAGTTTGGCTAACTGACTTCATCACCTAGAAGCTCAGTTTCCACACCTGTCAAATGGGGgcagtgaggatgaaatgagatgaatGTGGGGGCCCATCACCATGCCTGTCACATAGTTAGCCCTTTAAAACCTGCACAGAGTAAGCCCTTTGTGTATGCCCCACCCTCCAGGCTGAAATGACTGCTTAACAGAGTGTGCCAGTCCCTCTTCTGGTGCCTCTATTACTCAGGGTGTGCGAAAGCTGTTTCTATGTCTGTACCTACTGTGAAGCCCTGGTTGCACCCTAGAATCACCCAATGAGCCTTTGAAAGTCCTAATGCCCAGGCTCCCCTTTGCACCCATTAGACCAGCATCTCTGGGGTGGGCTCAGGCCTCAGGTTGTTTGTtcagttccccaggtgattccgaCGTCACCGTggtccctgcccagcagctcACTGTACCTGGGAGCTGGCCTGATgtgcagaatctcaggctccaccccaggcCTATCGCATCAGAATCTGCAATTTTAGCAAGAACCTGGGGATCCGGGTCCACTGCAGAGTCTGAGAACTCTGCTTTAGAGCAAGAGTTCCCAGAGGGCAGGGCTTGGAGCTCTGCGGCCACGGGCCGTGCTGGTGGCTGGTGTACAGTGGCTGGTCATCGCACTTGGCCCGGGCTGCTGGCTCACTCTGAAGCTCTTAAATTACCCAGTGGGGGCACCTAGGACTTTTGTCCCCAGACCGTGTTCATCCCTGGAGTGGGGTGCCCTGTGATTCTCCCCATGGTGAGGATGGATACCCCTCTTCCTGGCCTGGGGGAGAGGAGCTGTCCTCAGTACTTTTCCAGCAAAGGTAGTGAAAAGTGGGGGTTACTGAGGGCTATGACCCCTGCCTCTGGCTTCCCAGgatggaaactgaggcagagtcAGCAGGAAACTGCACCCTCAGCTCCTGTCTACCCGCCTCTCCCCTACTTGGGCCCTGGCACACACACCCTGCCAGCTGTGACTCTGGAGTCCCTACCTGCCCCAGCCTGCTCCGGGGTAGGGCCTTCTGGCTCTGCTCAGCACCACTGCCTCTGTCTGAGCCTGCTTGGGCCAGAGTTGGGGTGCAGGATTGCGTCAGATGAGAGGTGATGGCAGGCTGACCTGGGCTTCTTGCTCCAGAGGTGAGGCACGGGCCTGGCTTTGTCATCACACAAAGTCCCGGTGTTgagtcccagctttgccactttcCCGCCAAGAGGCATCGGGTAACTTCCCTAACCaccctgcacctcagtttcctcatgggcAAAGTGGGGATGTAAAGCCAACGATTGTGGTGAGGATAAAGTACGCGGATGAATGGAGCCTGGAGTTTGGCTCACAGTGGGATTCTAGGGGCATCTTCTCCCCACTTGCTTTTGGGGGCAGTATTGGCCAGGTGGCTAGTACTCTGGCTAAAGCGTGGGTCCCACTGTTGACGGCAAGAGGAGAATATTTGGCACAATGTACTGTGGGCTCTGAAAGAAATGATGTCTCGGAATGGGGTGGATTCTTCTGGAAGTTTGGCAAGCACAACTAGTATTTTTATAGGACTTTATAGTGTTTATACCCATAATCCTTTCAAGCTTCATAACGGTCCTCATGCCCAGTGCCAGCAGTCATCTCTTTtatagaggacactgaggcccagagaaatggggggagagggtggagcTAACATTTActgcacaatttttaataaaggcTGGTATTTATTAAGTTCTGTGTGCCAGCACTGTTAAAAACGTGTTACCTGTATTAATTTATTCAGCCTTCACGATAACTCGATGGAAGCAGGCAATATTATTCATTCCGTCCAACAGATGAGAAAtcgaggcacagaaaggttaggtGAGTTGTCCAGTGCCACACAGCCAGGGAGAAAGAGGAGCCCGACTTCTgtgcctgtgctctgactgggggcCTCTTGCCTGGAGGAGGGGCTCCTGGGGACCCTTTCCCTGAGGCCTTGCCCTGTGAGAAGGTGCTTGGCTGCTTTGGGGAGGGTCTGTTGGTCTGGGGAAGCTCTGGGCCACTTCCTTGCTGGGTCGCTCAAACTCTCCAAAGGCCACGCTTGGGGGGGAAGGAAGCCAGTGGAGAGTGCAGGAGCAGTCCTGGAGCTGTGAGTCACTTCCTGCTGTTGCCCTGAGGTGCatgtggctgggggagggggaggccccCACCCATCACCTGGTGCAGTCACTGTTTGCAGGCCCCTGGGGCGAGTCTGAGCAGCACACAGTGGAAGCAGGCGCCAACAcccgggtgggtgggtgaggtcacgtgggtggggggaggagagacagtATTTAGGCACCTTTCACTTGGGATTGGCAAACAGCCTTGCCTGGCAGAAACTGctggaaaataaaatgtgggGGTCTGTTCCAAagatggggaggggtggaagggaggataaagaaagaaagatgggtTGTGCTTCTAGGAGCCACGTCCCCTGTGGGATGGgaaccccaccctgcccccacaaagCCTGAAGGAAGgtgagcaggaggcagaggcagggagcttATCACTGTTTCCTCCACAGGGTGGATGCTGGGGTCATACATCCTAAGGTCTTTCTGCACCTGCAGGGTGGGACACAAGTGggcttacagctgtgagtacacaaaacacagagtttattctcgcGTTATTATTTATggattattgtactattttccatacgaacaacagtaaacctacttttgcccctgcCTGTATTTAGGGGAGGGATCAACATAGGGTCaccaatgtttaatttttaattttgccaagTGAGGGAAGAGAAACAGCGAACATCTACTAGCACCCCAATTATGGAATGTCTTCCCTTCAACACCCCAAAAGTTGGAAGGATGAGACTGCAAACGCAGGGAGGCCCTCTGCAGGGAACACATGTGGCTGTGTGACAGCTCACTGCGGTGCCCAGAGTCAGTTGCCACGGGCCAGGGGGGGCTTGCTTTGTCACCAGTAGTGGAGGTCTGGGGGGGCGATTTGGGAGGTCAGGATGCACAAGAAAGGTGCAGCTCAGCACAGTGACGTGCGGGTGCTCGCTGTTCTGAGTGATCACATGGAACTTTCTAACAGGGAACTGACCAGGCCGGGCTGGATCAGGAGGAAGCGAGCTCCCAGACATTGCGGGTATCCAAGTGCAGATTAGaggagaggatttaaaaaaaaaattccatcagAAGGGGCTAGGACAGAGCTAGGCAGCTTCTTTAGGCCTCTCTGACCACAGCCGTGTTCTGAGTGCCCGAGTCAGGTGGACACGTCCTCATGTTGGCATCAGAGAACACAGACCTCTGCCTATCAGCTCCTCGAAGGAAGGGCCCAGCTGTCAACATCCCCGCCTCACACATGTGGATGCTCCCCAGAGACTAGTCTCAAcactcctacccccacccccggcctccaGTGTGTGGAACATGCCTTGGGGCAGGAACATTAAAGTCCTGGACTTGCTCTTGTCACTGGCAATTAGGCCCCAACCACCTTCCCTGCAGAGACATGCCCAGGACTGGCCATAAAAAGCAGGAAGACTCTTGAGGGCTGGAGGCAGTTCTTTTAACTGGCCTTGCGGGCAGAGCTCAGTGGGAGGAACAGAAGGCAGGTCAGGGGCCCCGGCGCCAGAGGACCTGGGTGTGGGGCTCACTTTCACCCCAGAGCCTGACCCTGTCCTGGGCCTGGTCCTAAATGCAGCCCTCCAGTTTAATAAAGCAGCCGCCATTAATAGTGACTCACAGTGTGCCAGAACTGGCGGTAAACACCCAACGagtgttatttcttttaatccctGCAACACCCTTTGAGGTAAGAActcatttatattttacagatgaggaatctgagacaCAAAGAAGTGAAGTAAACAGATTGTGTAAGGTCTGCCTGACCCCAGTGATTAGGCTAGGTTGGCTCCTTACTCAACTCCATCAACCTCCAgtttttcatccataaaatgaggataaaacaGTCACTCCATGGGGGTGAATTGGGAGGATTAAAGGTTCTACTATAAAGTGCTCGGCACAGTGCCTGGATATAGCAAATGCTCAACAAATAAGTAGAAATTCTCACGGATCCTATCTTTAACCCTAACCACACTCCCTGGCCCACGCTGATTGCTTAAATCTCTGGAGGCCTCTGTCTTCCAGCCTGTCTAATGGGGCTGCTGCTCTGTGACCTTCATTTTCAAAGTAAACTGAAAACTTCGTGTTTGGGAAACTGAAGCCAGATGTAGGGGTCTCTAGGCCCCCGAGGATTCAATGGTGTGCTGGAGGTGGCTTGTACCAGCTCAGGACAGCTGACTGTTAAATTTCCAGAATTTTGTCAGGCTGGTTGCTAAACtcagccattattaaaaattaaatgatataaaattataataaaatgacatattcaaaacagaagtaataaatattcaaaattcacCACATTCCAACGATTTTCCTACTTTTTACTATGATCCGTACCCTTGGGGTTACTTATATCCGCTGTACTGGTCTGGTGCAAACACTGTACAATAGCCTGCCACTGTGTGTCTCCTTCCCACGTCACATTCAGTGACATCATGTTGGTGGCTTGAAATGGGCCACAGCGGGAGAATCGACACCATGGAAACTGGTAAAGGCTTCATATCAGGGCTCTCCTCCAGCCTACCAGGAAGCCAGTTGTCAAACCTTTACAAGCACACGACTGCTTAACACAGCAGGGTCACCACCCTGAACAGGCCAAAATCTGGGTCCCTCCAGCCCCGTCCTTCCAGCTTGGGCCTCCCCAGAGTAATACTCCCCTACACAGGGATAGGGGATCAGATAGACACCCTACAAAATTTTTAAGAGGCCCAGGTAAGGACCTAAGGAGGGACACTATAGAAGAGCAAGGTCCTGGGGCCCCACGTGTATTGGGCACTTATTTATAATGCATGGCattgtattatataaatatgtatacgcATGGCattgtattatataaatatgtataatgcATGGCattgtacaaaaatatatatgtatatatataaataatgcaCTGCATTataccaaatatataaatatgtatatttaaataaatatattagctTATTTAAATTCTCTGAAAAATCACATAAAGCAGATATCCATCACTTTCCAAACTCAGGAGCCATATAGAAGTGGATAGTGAGGGAAACTTGTATTTATCCCTTTTATATAGCAGCAAAAATAGAGAAGTTAAGCAAATTGTTTAAGGCTGCATGTCATCTCCCAGCAGGACATTGCCTCCTGCTCCTGTTCTGTAGAAAAGTCCTCCTTCCTGAGCTCTGGTCCCTGTTCCCCTCCTGGCACTGTGCCCCAGGTCCTTACCCAAGCCTTCaggttcttctttctttctccttgggGAAGTGCTCTGGGTGGGCTCAGCCCAGGGGCCACCAGGCCCTGGGGGGAGCAGCTGGAAGGTGGGGTCCAGTTCCAGAATCATCTGGTTGAGGCTCTCCAGTGAGAGGTCAATGTAGGAGTCAAGGTCGTCCAGGGCTCCTGAGGTCTGCTCACCCATGGGCGGTAGGAGGCCGCTGGCCTTGGCTCCAGCCGGTGGGGCCTGCTGGAGCCTGTTGTGGGGTTCCTTGCAGGGCGTGGGGGCCATCAGTGCCTGCACTCTCCAGCCTTGTGTGGTATAGTAAGGACACTGCGGTGGCAGGTtggggctgggtgctgggtgcagggCCCTCCTGGGTTCCTCACAGGGAGCCAAATGGACTGCGTGGCCTCCTGCCAGCAGGGAGCTGGACATCACCTGCGACATGGTGGGGGCAGTGTCCGGCGGTTTACCTCTGGCTTCTGACCAGCCTTGCTTATATCCCAGAGATGTCACCTGCCAACCAGGAGCTCCCAGGACCTGAAAGAGGCCAGGGGTGGGAGCTGAGTACCTTTTGTAGATGAAgcccctgcttcctctcccccCAAACAAAGGCATATTTATTCCTTCACTGAGAGTGTGGATACTGGAGCCAGACCGCCTGGGTTTGCACCTTGGCTCCACCACTCACCAGCTGTATAACATCGGGCAGGTTAGAtaccttccctgtgcctcagtttccttatctataaaatgagttaatatttgtaacatGCTTAGAATAGCCTGGCACATACTAAGCATTGTGCAAgttattgttaaataaaataacttcaatagatgtttattaaatatctactaGATACcagcaatatttattaaatgctagctaatatttattgagtgattacTATGTGCATAGTTACTAGTGTTTACGCACAAAGTCTTCAAATCCTCGTAACCACCCTATGAAGTAATATTATAATTACACCATGTTACAGTGTgggaatggaggcacagagaggtaaataacttgcccaggggCAAGTGGCCAACAAGTGTCAGAGCAGAATGGACCCCAGGCTGCCTGATGTTAGAGCTCCTGCATTTAGCTGCTACCCCACGTGGGCCAGGGTGTGAACCAGACAAGTAAGCAGGTGAGCAATCACGCAAACAGTGACActagggaggaggggaagtggaggggACTCTGTaggtggggaggttagggaggacttcctggaggaaggaacatgtataaggggaGGCAAGAAGGAAAAGCAGGAGCTAGCTGGCCAGGCAGGTGGCAGTGAGGAGGCAGGTGTTCAGAGGCCCTGCCAGACAGGGAGATCGGGAGGCATCACTGAGCACAGGGAACAGGGTGCACCTAGGGTAGACGGAGGGAAAGATGGGGTGGGAGAGGCAAGCTGGCCAGCCCCTGCAGAGACTTGCAGGCTGGGCTCAGTGGGACAAGAGGGAGCTACCGAACAGTTCTGAGCTGGGGAGTGACATCATCATTTGATATTCACTCCTTGGGGGCTCATCTGGGAAAGAGATGCCACaacttcctcattttcctcactGTGGAAAGTCCTTCTTGTTGTCTAATCATAATGTCATATACTAGTACTTTGCTACAGGTGGGGCTGGGTAGGGGGTAAGAGGTTCTGGGACTCGGGCTGCCAAGGAAACTGTAAGGAGCTGGGACATGCTGATCACACTTTTACTGCCTGCCCTGAGACTCGCTGCGCAACCCCAATATTCCCCAACTCTGCTTCTCCTTTGTCCAAGATGCTTCCATGAGACCCCCTTTAGAGTCAGACCCCCAGTGCTAGAAAAGGTGTTGAGGCCAGCCTGGggcaaatgaaataaatgtggaCTCTGGAGCTTGAAGATtcagatttgattcccagctcCAACAGTTCCTTAGGATGAAACTTAGCATCCTCCTCTGTGAGGTGGGCGTGAGAATTCCTGGCCTGCACCTTCCCTGAGAGTGACCAGTGAGGTGCTGCTTGGGAAAGCAGTTGGACAGTTCTAAATACTACTTAGAAATAAGGGCTTGTCTAGGGCAAAAGAGCTTCATAAGAGTAAATAATAATAGCTCCCATTTATCAAGCATTCACCAAGTGCCAGGTGCTGATCTGTGTTTGTTACCTCTGGTAACTCTCTGCTCACAATCCTAGGAAGGATTGCACCCCTAGTGCcagcccattttatagatgaagatactgaggctcagagaggttaagaaatctGCATGGGCTGTACACTCAGATAAATGATATagcagggattcaaacccaggctgtgGGCCTTTGGTCGCTTAACTCCTTGTACCACATGGAGTTCAAATGCAGAGGGA
This window of the Desmodus rotundus isolate HL8 chromosome 9, HLdesRot8A.1, whole genome shotgun sequence genome carries:
- the TNS4 gene encoding tensin-4 — protein: MSQVMSSSLLAGGHAVHLAPCEEPRRALHPAPSPNLPPQCPYYTTQGWRVQALMAPTPCKEPHNRLQQAPPAGAKASGLLPPMGEQTSGALDDLDSYIDLSLESLNQMILELDPTFQLLPPGPGGPWAEPTQSTSPRRKKEEPEGLDIKYIEVTSTRSTCHDGPQRCSSPSVSPPFGSPRSGGLLLSRDVPRETRSSSESLIFSGNQGRGHQRPLPPSGAPSSHPSPSPSISIPCMRSKASGPQSLGSPLKASAGWEKGLRGSGPQQGSRVSALSASPASDISYVFGSSQSLLHSSLSSQQSCSRSLESPASCSSSLHSLGPGSLCTRASDIQVPSNTIAGMGQPRATCSPPLAKEHASSCPPSIANSMVDIPIVLINGCPEPGSPPPQGTAGHQDSIRSGAASASNPCPATRIHSQSPPDASPAPSPEGTGPTRDMQPTMKFVMDTSKYWFKPSITREQAIEMLRKEGPGTFVVRDSSSYRGSFGLALKVQEAPAAAQNTSGEDSSDLIRHFLIESTAKGVHLKGADEEPYFGSLSAFVCQHSIMALALPCKLTIPQKELGGGDGASDPSTDSRASCLKKSAGGQALYLSSVSVETLTGALAIRKAILTTLERDVLPTPTVVHFKVTEQGITLTDLQRKLFFRRHYPLTTLRFCGMDPEQQKWQKYCKPSRIFGFVAKSQTESQENVCHLFAEYDAVQPTSEVISLVNALLQDTERV